The genome window TATATGGCGTTTAATAGCTCGCTTAAAATATGCGCTTTATTAGTGAGCGTATCGTCGGGCGTTAGCTGCTCTTTAAAGCTTTGCAGTACATCAATAAAGTGCACGAGCTTATTGAGTGTATCAAGCGCCATACCTTCTACTTCATCAGCGCTGTAAATGCCGTTAAAAGGGCATTGTTCGTCGCGCATGGCAATACCAAGCAGTAAACGGTTGAGCCCATGTTGCCAGGTATTTAAATCGATAGCGGGCAAATCAAAGCTGCTTTTATGCGCTGCGTTTATACCCCATTTAACCCCTACACGTTCAAGCCAGTATTGAATTTGCTCATATTCGTGTGCTTCAAGCCCAAATTTTTCGGCTATTTGCGTCACTTGTAATAAATCGAGAATATCCGACACACCAAAGCGCGAAAACGGTAAGTTAGCTAAACTCGCAAATGAACTAAGGACAGGCTTTTCTTGCTCTATGGCTAAATCGGCCAATGCGTAAGGAATAAAGCGGCTGCCTTGTGCCCCGCCAAATACGGCTTCAATATAAGGGCTGTAAGTGCCTACATCGGGCATCATGACAATTATGTCTTTGGGGGTAAGCGTTGGGTTTTGATTAAACAAGTTAAGTAAGTAGTCGTGCAAGCGCTCAACTTCTCTAAGCGGTGTATGGCAATCGCTGAGCGTAATACTGGTGTCGGTTGCGCTGATTGGTAATTTACCTTCGTCGTTTATAAACCACTCTTTGTTATCGGTCAGTGATTCGCCTTTAAACGCAAGCTGATAAATCTCGCTTTGTACTTGCCCTAGCAAGGTGTCGTCAAACACATCAATAAAACCATCAATCCAACGGGCATCTAACTGTACAAGTTGTTCAAAATAGTCGCGACCTAATTTACCCCACGACGATAACAACGGATTACCTATAAAGTAGTATTCTTCATCTGGGTTGGTTTGTTTTTTTTGTTGCGCTTCCACCAGCGGCATTTTGGCGTATTTAGCGCTTATTTTAGCTGCTGTTTTTTCATCTATAATATCGCCCCAGTAATGCTCACTTGGGTTAAAAAAGAATAATATAACCTCGGTTTTTTTACTCAGCGCTTCAAACACCTCAAGCTGGGAGCTGGCAATCGCCGATATACCAAATAAACTAATGCGTTGTGGCAGTAAGCTATTGTCCATAGTCTCAAGTGCTGCTAGTAACTGCCCTTGCATATTAGCGCGATGAAATTGGCTTTGCCCAAGGTCTTGGCTTAGTTTTACAATGCGTCGCCATAAGTCAGGCTGCCATGGGGCAATGGTTACATCTACGTCATCAAGCTCATCTTTGCCGCTATCCCATGTGGCTATCCAGTGCGGTCGGTACATTAAATATTGGTCGTACACATCGGCTATTTTTTCGCATAACGCAAAGGTTTTTTGCCCGTCAATATCGCCCTCTAAATAGGTTTTTAGCGGTAAATATAGCGGCTCATCAATACAGATGGGTAAAATGGCAAACAGCTTCCAAGCAAGGTTGGGCTTATTAAATGCCGACTCTTTAGGGACATTTGGCAGTAATTGCTGATACAACTGCCAAATAAAGCTCGACGGCAGCGGAAAATCTACCTGCGCCGCAACCCCTAAGTTTTCGCTCAAACCTATTTTTAACCACTGCGACATACCCGGCGATTGCACTAGCACTACTTCTTTGTCGAACGGGCTTTGCAATGGGTTTACTTTTAACAGCTGGTGGAACTGCGCTTGCAGGGCTTCCATCCGGTTTGATTGAATAATATTTAGCATATAACACTGACCTTGCTTGAGATAAAACCAGTGTAAGATATTTTCAATATTAGGGGTAGCGCAAACGGGTAATTGGCTTTAATAAATCAGAGAGTTAAGAACTAACTTACAGATTTTATACGCACAGCATCTATTTTATATACTGTGCGTAGTAGTGAGTTTATTTATAAGGGCTAATACTTGATAAACTAAAATCACTTTGCACTATTACTTCGCCATCAATGCCTTTTAATTTAAGTGAAATAGTGGGGTCAATTTGCTGCCAGTCTATGCTTAAATCACCGTAATTTACGTTATGAGTAAAATTCCCTACTCGGTGTTTGTTAGGGCTTACATCTTTCCACTTTTCAGTTAAGCCAGAGCTGGTCATCTCAATTAATGGGTAATCAAGGTTTTGCTGATACTTTGATATTTCACCCCAGTGCGTATCGCCGCTGATGATCACTACCCCATTTACCTTATACTTTTTAATCAATGCAAATAAACGGTTTCTATCTTCAGGAAAATTTGCCCATGACTCCCAACCTGTAAAATCGGGTAAAAGCTGTAAGCTTGAGGCAATCAATTTTATTGCAGCAGGCTTTTTAAGCTCTTGTTCAAGCCATTGCCACTGGGCTTCACCT of Pseudoalteromonas arctica A 37-1-2 contains these proteins:
- the recC gene encoding exodeoxyribonuclease V subunit gamma is translated as MLNIIQSNRMEALQAQFHQLLKVNPLQSPFDKEVVLVQSPGMSQWLKIGLSENLGVAAQVDFPLPSSFIWQLYQQLLPNVPKESAFNKPNLAWKLFAILPICIDEPLYLPLKTYLEGDIDGQKTFALCEKIADVYDQYLMYRPHWIATWDSGKDELDDVDVTIAPWQPDLWRRIVKLSQDLGQSQFHRANMQGQLLAALETMDNSLLPQRISLFGISAIASSQLEVFEALSKKTEVILFFFNPSEHYWGDIIDEKTAAKISAKYAKMPLVEAQQKKQTNPDEEYYFIGNPLLSSWGKLGRDYFEQLVQLDARWIDGFIDVFDDTLLGQVQSEIYQLAFKGESLTDNKEWFINDEGKLPISATDTSITLSDCHTPLREVERLHDYLLNLFNQNPTLTPKDIIVMMPDVGTYSPYIEAVFGGAQGSRFIPYALADLAIEQEKPVLSSFASLANLPFSRFGVSDILDLLQVTQIAEKFGLEAHEYEQIQYWLERVGVKWGINAAHKSSFDLPAIDLNTWQHGLNRLLLGIAMRDEQCPFNGIYSADEVEGMALDTLNKLVHFIDVLQSFKEQLTPDDTLTNKAHILSELLNAIYESESDDSWDLLVLQNVLEELQKHHDNGDYSKAVSQRIVSYLVKQGIQEKGVGQRFLVGQVNFCTLMPMRAVPFKVVCMLGLNDADYPRNVQPIGFDLVPYSKKQKGDRSRKLDDRYLFLEALLSARDNLYMSYIGRSCFDNQPRMPSTLVSELLEYIGRSFVLSDKSEKTLPACLINQQHLQPFNSHYYLADEQANTVLSNHSYNPIWLPSESIKPEPVIALDVTVPEQLDLDVFIRSVCSAQESFYQQTLGLRLPQFNEVAKDEEPFSLDALRRYFYLDEILKANINEQPLSTEQILQRGELPQANVGSLIFESMEHRVDALAGQVKEHIKGGKSEPIEVLLTIEGTKIEGWLNHVYLQKQVFYRSASIKAKDLIKGFIYHLAAQSMDQQVETLLLGLDKQITFAPINKADADALLLDWFELYKALRAEPVPFFPVSGYEYVKSGGDIIKAMSKFSPQYIGRGEGENPYIRLTVQSLNDCQEEFIKWSDKLLTPLFEHAKESDHASA